The following nucleotide sequence is from Pseudomonas sp. S09G 359.
CAACATGCGAACTTGCTGACGGTTGAAACGCGGCAGGTTGCTGAGGAAACGATCAACGCGCATCGCGGTTACGCAACTGTTCGTCCACCTGGGCGCAACGCGGGCACAGGCAGGCCTTGTTGCGCAGCGCATCCGGCAGCGCTTCAAGCACCGCCGGGTCGATGGTGACGCTGTAGCACCAGCAGGCCTGGCCTGCGGTGCGTGGGTCGGCCAGGGTGCAGTCGTTGCGGGCGCCGCAGGCAGGGCAAAGGGTGGGTGTGGTCATGGGTCGTGCAGGGCCTTGGAAGTCCCTGCACGATACAGCGCCGGTCAGTCCCGTTCCAGCACCACAACCCGCTGCCCGGCGCCGATGCCGCTTCCCGGCTGCACGGGAATCTCGCGCACCACGCCGGCAAAGGGTGCCAGCACTGGGATTTCCATTTTCATCGACTCCAGAATCACCAGCACATCGCCCGCCGCCACGCGTTCACCGGCGGCCACCTGGACCTGCCAGAGGTTGCCGGCGATATGGCTGTCGATGCTGTACTCGTTGGCCTGCAGCGGCGTGTCTGCGCCCAGTGGCGCCGCCAGCTCTTCGCTGTCGAAGTGCGCTTGGCCGCTGGCGATCCAGCGTTCGCGCTCGGCGTTGAAGGCGTGCTGCTGGTGCTCGCGGAAGGCGTTGATGCCTGAGGCTTCCCGCGCCAGAAAGGCCTGGTAGTCCGCCAGGTTCAGCACGCTGTCTTCGATGTTCAGTTCGAAGCGCCCCAGAGGGAAGTCCCGACGAATCTGCAGCAGCTCGTCGCTGCTCACCGGGTAGAACCGGATCTGGTCGAAGAAGCGCAGCAACCACGGCTTGCCCTCAAACGCGGCGACGTCCCGATAGCGGTTCCACATCTGCAAGGTGCGCCCCACGAATTGATAGCCGCCGGGTCCTTCCATGCCATACACGCAGAGGTAGGCGCCACCAATGCCCACCGAGTTTTCGGCGGTCCAGGTGCGGGCCGGGTTGTA
It contains:
- a CDS encoding cysteine-rich CWC family protein; this translates as MTTPTLCPACGARNDCTLADPRTAGQACWCYSVTIDPAVLEALPDALRNKACLCPRCAQVDEQLRNRDAR